From a single Octopus sinensis linkage group LG5, ASM634580v1, whole genome shotgun sequence genomic region:
- the LOC115212164 gene encoding uncharacterized protein LOC115212164 gives MVDTGSCCSIWPLRLTGDKPKRSSIVLHAIDSSPIATFGQVSLRLDIHLRRDFQWVFVVADFLNNFNLLLDVKRWRLLEGTTSLSPPTRGSTNAVLSSTFFVATSGNGFHSLLTPFPELVDITFQPAKPAHSILHFITTTGPPVFSRSRRLVPDRLKTARAEFEHMLQLGLIRPSTIPWASPLQLARKGESDFRPVGDYRRFNADRYPIWNLIFRTFKRIFYGCINFSKVDLIRAYHQIPVNPADVPKTAITTPFGCLEFLYMSFGLRNATSTFERFIDEVVRGLDLCLLMLMKYSLRATPVKITGTCLSSFSVFAPIVYALIPTSVFSDNLL, from the coding sequence atggttgACACCGGTTCTTGTTGTAGCATTTGGCCTCTTCGTCTCACTGGAGACAAGCCTAAGCGTTCTTCCATTGTTTTGCACGctattgactcgtctcccataGCTACTTTTGGTCAGGTTTCTTTACGCCTCGATATTCATCTTCGTCGAGACTTTCAAtgggtttttgttgttgctgatttCTTGAATAATTTTAATCTATTGTTAGATGTCAAGCGTTGGAGGCTTCTCGAGGGTACTACGTCGCTCTCCCCGCCGACTAGAGGTTCTACCAATGCGGTTCTTAGCTCGACATTttttgttgccacctctggaAATGGTTTTCATTCTCTTTTGACTCCTtttccggagctagtggacattACCTTTCAGCCGGCAAAGCCTGCCCACTCGATCCTCCATTTTATCACCACTACTGGGCCGCCTGTTTTTTCGCGCTCACGGCGTCTTGTGCCTGACCGTCTCAAAACGGCTAGggccgagtttgagcacatgcttcagCTTGGCCTGATACGCCCCTCCACCATCCCATGGGCGTCTCCCCTTCAGTTGGCGCGAAAAGGGgagtctgattttcgcccggtaGGAGATTATAGACGCTTCAACGCAGACCGCTACCCAATATGGAATCTTATCTTCAGGACTTTTAAGCGAATCTTTTATGGCTGtatcaatttttcaaaagttGACCTCATTCGTGCTTATCACCAgataccggtcaacccagccgaTGTTCCGAAGACTGCTATTACCACTCCTTTTGGGTGTCTTGAGTTTCTCTATATGAGTTTTGGTTTGCGGAACGCTACCAGCACGTTCGAGCGGTTTATTGATGAAgttgtccgcggtcttgatttGTGTTTGCTTATGTTGATGAAatactcattgcgagcgacaccCGTGAAAATCACCGGCACTTGTCTCAGTTCTTTCAGCGTCTTCGCGCCTATAGTGTACGCATTAAtcccgacaagtgtgttttcggacaATCTTCTCTAG
- the LOC115212163 gene encoding uncharacterized protein LOC115212163 translates to MADEELGDRIPSQFLRRLRELSGDSTDAPLLRTIFFSRLPSNIRTILATALEHNTMDQISTMADQILELSGQPSSCGACVCTEAPSTASVKSYPVSHDAIFDKLDAFTRRMDKLCRENRRFSRSRSRSASRASRPRSGLCWYHSIFADKARKCIQPCSFKLLGN, encoded by the coding sequence ATGGCGGATGAGGAGTTGGGGGACAGAATCCCGTCGCAGTTTTTGCGCAGATTACGTGAGTTGAGCGGTGACTCAACTGATGCGCCACTGTTACGCACaattttcttttccagattgCCCTCCAATATACGGACGATTTTGGCCACGGCTCTTGAACACAACACCATGGACCAGATTTCCACGATGGCAGATCAAATTTTAGAACTTTCCGGCCAGCCATCGTCGTGTGGCGCGTGCGTTTGTACAGAGGCCCCTTCGACAGCCTCAGTTAAATCCTATCCTGTGTCACATGACGCCATTTTCGACAAACTTGACGCGTTCACGCGACGTATGGATAAGCTATGCCGGGAAAATAGGCGTTTTTCGCGAAGTCGGAGTCGTTCTGCTTCTCGTGCCTCTAGGCCACGTTCCGGGCTGTGCTGGTACCATTCCATATTTGCTGATAAAGCACGCAAGTGCATCCAGCCGTGCAGTTTTAAGCTTTTGGGAAATTAG